The sequence below is a genomic window from Campylobacter concisus.
CCAAATCAAGCGACAAAAAAGGCATTATTTTTAGATGACGAGCGTATTGCACTTGCTTCAATCAGTAATGAAATTTACTTTTTAAACTTAAAAAGTGGTGAAATTTATGATAGCTTTAAAATTTCAATCGCGATGCTTTCAGATATGGAGATAAATGAAGATAGAAGCACGCTAGCTATCGCTTGCGAGAGTGGGAAGGTCTACTTTTATAACATAAAAGCTAAAAAAATGGATCAAATTTTAGATATTCATACAGATAATATCTACGACATCTCATATAAAAATGGCGTTATGATCAGCGGAGGCACCGATAGGATCGTGGGGATATTTTCAGCTGGAAGCCTAAAAAAGATAAATACCGGCTTTTTAGTCTATGGTGTCGGCCTTAGCGATGATGGTAGAGTGGCGGCTTATATGAGTGATGAGATGAGCGATGTAAATTTAGTTGATAGCAAAAGCTTAGAAAATATTGCAATGCTAAAAACTGGGCAAAGTACGATAAATAGTATAGTTTTTATAAGCGACAATGAAGTCGTAACTTCAGCCTATGAGAATAAAATTTTGTTTTGGAGAATTAAATGAATATTTCAAGTTTAATAGTTTATACGGACAATAAAAATGAAAGTGTAAAAAATGAGATAAAAAAGCTAAAAGAGTGTGAAATAATAACTGACGCAGACGATAGGATTGTGGTGGTAGTTAGCTCAGATAGTATTGAAGATGAGATAAAAAATTTTAAAAAGATAGAAGTTATCAGCGGAGTAGTGAGCGTTGCGATGGTTTACAGCTATCAAGAAGATGCCGAAGAAAATAGGAAAAAACTAGAAGAAAATGGCAAGATAAGTGAAATTTTAACAAGTGATGAGGTAAAGGCTGAGGATATTACTTATGGCGGCAGCGTGCATCATAGAGTGAAATAGTAAAACTAAATTTCTGGCTTTTGCATCATAATTAAAAATTTATAGTACAAAAGCCTATCCTTCATATAGATCTTCTTAATAAATTTGTTGCTAGTACTGCTTATATTTAATCAACTTTGTTTGGCTTGTAGATTAAATTTATGTTCAAGGGTTAATAGATTTTGGGTGAAAAAATCACTCAGCGAGCATTAAAATCAAAAACATAACAAGTGAATTAAATTTTAGCTTAGAATATCTTGAGATGATGCTTGCATAAAGAATTTTAATAGGCCAGTTTTGGCTTACTAATTTTCTAACCCTAAGGCCTATCTTTGATCAAATTTAATAAATTTTCTCTAATATTTTCATTTGTTAGATTTGAAATTTCTTTATAAAAATTTCCTTTTTTGTCTATTAAATATATTGAAGAGCTGTGAGCAATAGAGTAGCCCATGGCTGAGTTTTCAAGACGGACTTTTTGAAATTTTACACCATAGGTTTTTGCCACTTCTTTTAAGGCATTTAGTTTTAATCCATCGGCATCTTTGTAGAAATTTTTTGCCATTAGAGTTAAATTTTCAGGAGTATCGCGTTCAGGATCAAGCGTAATAAAAAGTAGCTCAAAGTTATCTCTTTTTAGCTTGTTTAGTTCATCGCCAATCAAAGAGAGCGCAGTAGGGCAGACATCGGGGCAAAAAAGATAACCAAAATATATAACTTTATACTTTCCGTCGTAATTTTTAAGACTTACTTCACCATTTTGTGAAAGTGCCTTAAAATCATACTTGTTTGGCTTTATTAGCAAAAGTGCAACACCTATACAAATTAAGATTATTATTAAGCCCCAAAGTGCCTTTTTCATCGTTACCCTCTATAATTTTAGATCAAGATCTACAAAAAAACCAGTTTCTTTTTCGTCATCAAGCACTTTAAATCTATATCTCATAAGCTCGACAACACAAGCACTTAGCACTACTTGAGCAGTTAAGTTATCGCCTCTTGGCTCAAGTCTTGCTTTGATCGATCCCATATTCATATTTATGCCGTCTATCTCAAGACTAGGATTTTTTAGGCCTAAATTTTTACCGTTAATGATTTTAAAGCTAAAAGGTCTCATAGCATAAATAGGTCTTGGCGAGATGTCTATTTTTAGCTTTACGCCTTTAAATTCCATCTCACAAGATTTATTGTTTAGATCACATTTTAAAGGATCTAGCGATGTGTTTACATCGGCAAATTCAGGTGGATCTTCCTTGCTTGTTGTCATAAGCTTATAGCCTATCGAAAAAGCACCTAAAACAATAAAGATAAATGAAAAAATAATTATGATTTTTTTCATTATTTAAAGTTTTTAGTTACTCCGATATTATCAAGCTTTATGCTCTCGCCATTGCTAAATTTTAGCTCTAAATCAACTTTATCACCATCTTTTAATGGTTTATTTAGATCCATAAGCATAATGTGTAAACCGCCAGGAGCTAGTTTTGTTTCGCCATTTTTTGGGATCACTGCATCTTCGATTTGAACCATAGCCATCATACCATCATTCATTTTGTGTGTATGAATTTCTGTACTTTTGCAAACGCTTGAGTGAGCACCAATAAGCTTTACATCAGAATTTGAAGCATTTTTTATATCCATAAAAATTGCACTATTGTTTGTGCCAGGTTTTGTATCTCTAGCTCTAACATTTTCTAGGCTGATATCAGCCGCCATAAGAGCAGAAGCTGCAAGCATCGCACCAAAAACGATTTTTTTCATATTTTTCCTTTGTGATAAAATTAATAATGGTTTTCACATTATACATTTAGAACTACTTAATTTACCTTTAAAATCTAAAAATATAAATTTTTTAGGATATAATTACGGACTAAATTTTACTTTTTGGGATATTT
It includes:
- a CDS encoding WD40 repeat domain-containing protein, which gives rise to MRALFFIFCLLNFIFASEITTPYKQIEASANVLSTTLINGKLFIATDGGTVEIYDPKEDKFEEIIKIEDIKTYVSDHERPKILNVDELNGKILILSEGDYATKVLYIRENGQMKSIKIPNQATKKALFLDDERIALASISNEIYFLNLKSGEIYDSFKISIAMLSDMEINEDRSTLAIACESGKVYFYNIKAKKMDQILDIHTDNIYDISYKNGVMISGGTDRIVGIFSAGSLKKINTGFLVYGVGLSDDGRVAAYMSDEMSDVNLVDSKSLENIAMLKTGQSTINSIVFISDNEVVTSAYENKILFWRIK
- a CDS encoding chaperone NapD, whose translation is MNISSLIVYTDNKNESVKNEIKKLKECEIITDADDRIVVVVSSDSIEDEIKNFKKIEVISGVVSVAMVYSYQEDAEENRKKLEENGKISEILTSDEVKAEDITYGGSVHHRVK
- a CDS encoding SCO family protein, which translates into the protein MKKALWGLIIILICIGVALLLIKPNKYDFKALSQNGEVSLKNYDGKYKVIYFGYLFCPDVCPTALSLIGDELNKLKRDNFELLFITLDPERDTPENLTLMAKNFYKDADGLKLNALKEVAKTYGVKFQKVRLENSAMGYSIAHSSSIYLIDKKGNFYKEISNLTNENIRENLLNLIKDRP
- a CDS encoding copper chaperone PCu(A)C, whose translation is MKKIVFGAMLAASALMAADISLENVRARDTKPGTNNSAIFMDIKNASNSDVKLIGAHSSVCKSTEIHTHKMNDGMMAMVQIEDAVIPKNGETKLAPGGLHIMLMDLNKPLKDGDKVDLELKFSNGESIKLDNIGVTKNFK